Proteins from a single region of Starkeya sp. ORNL1:
- a CDS encoding ActS/PrrB/RegB family redox-sensitive histidine kinase — protein sequence MLFSLDRPIGERFFGLRLDTLVRLRWLAVAGQTLAIIVVQLLLGFSLPIGACLAVVALSAWLNLALRLRNPGARRLSDGEAAWLLAYDILQLAALLFLTGGLANPFALLFLAPVLISATALSPRTTILLGLLAGLCAAIVGLWQMPLPWAAHDALGAAPQLPPLYLAGIWCALALAIAFIGVHAWRVAEETRELSEALAATELVLAREQHLSALDGLAAAAAHELGTPLATITVVVKELGRSLPAESPMSEDIKLLSEQVDRCRAILRTLTSLDAGDAPFDRMPISHIIEDVVAPHRNFGINIAIALPTGGSEPVIARNPGLLYGLGNIVENAVDFAATRVEIVASWTDREVVITVTDDGPGFPPELIDRIGAPYVTSRGRHRWRKGGDGDGDGDGDGLGLGVFIAKTLLERSGAELGFLNRVAPAHGAEVSVRWPRALIDISDGRERARTIDAA from the coding sequence ATGCTGTTCTCGCTCGACCGCCCCATTGGCGAACGTTTCTTCGGCCTCCGGCTCGATACGCTGGTGCGGCTGCGTTGGCTTGCCGTCGCCGGGCAGACGCTCGCCATCATCGTGGTGCAGCTGCTGCTCGGTTTCTCGCTGCCGATCGGCGCCTGCCTTGCCGTGGTCGCGCTCTCCGCCTGGCTCAACCTCGCGCTACGGCTGCGCAATCCCGGCGCGCGCCGGCTGTCGGATGGCGAGGCGGCGTGGCTGCTGGCCTATGACATATTGCAGCTGGCCGCGCTGCTGTTCCTCACCGGCGGCCTCGCCAATCCGTTCGCGCTGCTGTTCCTCGCCCCGGTGCTGATCTCGGCGACCGCGCTGTCGCCGCGCACCACCATATTGCTCGGCCTGCTGGCGGGGCTGTGCGCCGCCATTGTCGGGCTTTGGCAGATGCCGCTGCCCTGGGCGGCGCATGATGCGCTGGGCGCCGCTCCCCAACTGCCGCCGCTCTATCTCGCCGGCATCTGGTGCGCGCTGGCGCTCGCCATCGCCTTCATCGGCGTGCATGCGTGGCGCGTCGCCGAGGAGACCCGCGAACTGTCCGAGGCGCTGGCCGCCACCGAGCTGGTGCTGGCGCGCGAGCAGCATCTCTCCGCGCTGGACGGCCTCGCCGCCGCCGCCGCGCACGAGCTCGGCACCCCGCTCGCCACCATCACCGTCGTCGTCAAGGAACTTGGCCGATCGCTGCCGGCCGAGAGCCCGATGAGCGAGGACATCAAGCTCTTGTCCGAGCAGGTTGACCGCTGCCGGGCGATCCTGCGCACGCTCACCTCGCTCGACGCCGGCGACGCCCCGTTCGACCGCATGCCGATCTCGCACATCATCGAGGATGTGGTCGCCCCGCACCGCAATTTCGGCATCAATATCGCCATCGCGCTGCCGACCGGCGGGTCCGAGCCGGTGATCGCGCGCAATCCCGGCCTGCTCTACGGGCTCGGCAACATCGTCGAGAACGCCGTCGATTTCGCTGCCACCCGGGTCGAGATCGTCGCCAGCTGGACCGACCGCGAGGTCGTCATCACCGTCACCGATGACGGCCCCGGCTTCCCGCCCGAGCTGATCGACCGCATCGGCGCGCCCTATGTGACCAGCCGCGGCCGCCACCGCTGGCGCAAGGGCGGCGATGGCGACGGTGATGGCGACGGTGATGGGCTCGGCCTCGGCGTGTTCATCGCCAAGACCTTGCTGGAGCGCTCCGGCGCCGAGCTCGGCTTCCTGAACCGCGTCGCCCCCGCCCATGGCGCCGAGGTGAGCGTGCGCTGGCCGCGTGCGCTGATCGACATCTCCGACGGGCGCGAGCGGGCGCGGACCATCGACGCCGCATGA
- a CDS encoding helix-turn-helix transcriptional regulator, whose product MQRLSTDDVPRRDRLAFVHDFVGRHAAGMEFSPLDPENFRVELAAFQLPGNVLVAEASYSPVAGTRTREMLNDGRDAYQLMIHTTEHEASVEGRAAVKIAPGALMIIDQSAHNSCRLPETRLKVVNLDRTRLKKLVPRIDERPCYFLPEATSGMNLFAGYSDLLRRTPPQGERAGRVAADHLYDLVALLLDAAVPGGGARNMRGVGAARLELVKRHMRARLGDPGLGIEVVARRQGITPRYIQRLFEAEGASFSEFLRDCRLDFAFRLLDAPDGGRTIAAIAFEAGFSDLSSFNRAFRRRYAMTPSQVRAEAMHRRF is encoded by the coding sequence ATGCAGCGCCTTTCCACCGACGACGTGCCGCGCCGGGACCGGCTCGCCTTCGTGCATGACTTTGTCGGCCGCCACGCCGCCGGCATGGAATTCAGTCCCCTGGACCCCGAGAATTTCCGCGTCGAGCTCGCGGCATTCCAGCTGCCCGGCAATGTGCTGGTCGCCGAGGCCAGCTATTCCCCGGTCGCCGGCACCCGCACCCGCGAAATGCTGAATGACGGGCGCGACGCCTATCAGCTGATGATCCACACCACGGAGCATGAGGCCTCGGTCGAGGGCCGCGCCGCGGTGAAGATCGCGCCCGGCGCCCTGATGATCATCGATCAGAGCGCGCACAATTCCTGCCGCCTCCCCGAGACCCGCCTGAAAGTGGTCAATCTCGACCGGACCCGGCTGAAGAAACTGGTGCCGCGCATCGATGAGCGGCCCTGCTACTTCCTCCCCGAGGCGACATCCGGCATGAACCTGTTTGCCGGCTATTCAGACCTGCTCCGCCGCACGCCGCCGCAAGGCGAGAGGGCCGGCCGCGTCGCGGCGGATCATCTTTATGATCTGGTGGCGCTGCTGCTCGACGCCGCCGTTCCAGGCGGCGGCGCCCGCAACATGCGCGGCGTCGGTGCGGCCCGGCTCGAACTGGTGAAGCGGCACATGCGCGCCCGGCTCGGTGATCCCGGCCTCGGCATCGAAGTGGTGGCGCGCCGCCAGGGCATCACCCCGCGCTACATCCAGCGCCTGTTCGAGGCGGAGGGCGCGAGCTTCTCCGAGTTCCTGCGCGACTGCCGGCTGGATTTCGCCTTCCGGCTGCTCGACGCGCCGGACGGCGGGCGCACCATTGCGGCGATTGCGTTCGAGGCGGGATTCAGCGACCTCTCCAGTTTCAACCGCGCCTTCCGCCGCCGCTACGCCATGACCCCCTCGCAGGTACGCGCCGAGGCGATGCACCGGCGTTTTTGA
- a CDS encoding universal stress protein — translation MPRRRQSHEPGHRRKFLVVIDDTPECDRAVYYAARRAARTGGSVVMIAVLELADVQSQWFGVAGLMRAEATDQARGRLDHFAARARGVAGVDTESVVREGRIAEEIVHLIEADEDIAILVLASGTGNEGPGPLVSALAHGAWAGLAVPITIVPGALSDGEIDALA, via the coding sequence ATGCCGCGCAGGCGCCAGAGCCATGAGCCGGGCCACCGCCGCAAATTCCTGGTGGTGATCGATGACACCCCGGAATGCGACCGCGCGGTCTATTACGCCGCGCGCCGCGCCGCCCGCACCGGCGGCAGCGTCGTGATGATCGCCGTGCTGGAGCTTGCCGACGTGCAGAGCCAATGGTTCGGCGTCGCCGGGCTGATGCGTGCCGAGGCCACCGACCAGGCGCGCGGACGGCTTGATCATTTCGCCGCCCGTGCCCGCGGCGTCGCCGGCGTGGATACCGAGAGCGTGGTCCGGGAGGGCCGCATCGCCGAGGAGATCGTCCATCTGATCGAGGCCGACGAGGACATCGCCATATTGGTGCTGGCTTCGGGCACCGGCAATGAAGGGCCTGGGCCGCTGGTCTCGGCGCTGGCGCATGGCGCCTGGGCCGGGCTTGCGGTGCCGATCACCATCGTGCCCGGCGCGCTGTCGGACGGCGAGATCGACGCGCTGGCGTGA
- the trpS gene encoding tryptophan--tRNA ligase yields MAFQQRVFSGVQPTGNLHLGNYLGAIKRFVELQASYDCLYCVVDLHAITVWQDPVELKKQIREVTAAFIAAGIDPTRHIVFNQSQVAEHAELAWVFNCVARLGWLNRMTQFKEKAGKDRENASVGLYAYPNLMAADILVYRATHVPVGEDQKQHLELTRDIAQKFNNDFAPSIAAAGFGEAFFPLTEPLIGGPAARVMSLRDGTKKMSKSDPSDLSRINLTDDADAIASKVRRAKTDPEPLPSEAEGLAGRPEAENLVGIYAALAGSTKAEVLGEFGGGQFSTFKAALVDLAVAKLGPIGGEMKRLVDDPVHIDAVLRDGADRARVIAAETMTHVKDIVGLVR; encoded by the coding sequence ATGGCATTCCAGCAGCGGGTCTTCTCCGGCGTGCAGCCGACGGGCAATCTGCATCTCGGCAATTATCTTGGCGCCATCAAGCGCTTCGTCGAGCTGCAGGCGAGCTATGACTGCCTGTATTGCGTGGTCGATCTGCATGCCATCACCGTCTGGCAGGATCCGGTCGAGCTGAAGAAGCAGATTCGCGAGGTCACGGCTGCCTTCATCGCCGCCGGCATCGACCCGACACGCCACATCGTCTTCAACCAGAGCCAGGTCGCCGAGCACGCCGAGCTCGCCTGGGTGTTCAATTGCGTCGCCCGCCTCGGCTGGCTGAACCGCATGACCCAGTTCAAGGAGAAGGCCGGCAAGGATCGCGAGAACGCCTCGGTCGGGCTCTATGCCTATCCGAACCTGATGGCGGCCGACATCCTGGTCTATCGCGCCACCCATGTGCCGGTGGGCGAGGACCAGAAGCAGCATCTGGAGCTGACCCGCGACATCGCGCAGAAGTTCAACAATGACTTCGCACCCTCCATCGCCGCGGCCGGCTTCGGCGAGGCGTTCTTCCCGCTCACCGAGCCGCTGATCGGCGGCCCGGCGGCGCGGGTGATGAGCCTGCGCGACGGCACCAAGAAGATGTCGAAGTCCGACCCGTCGGATCTCTCGCGCATCAATCTCACCGACGATGCCGACGCCATCGCCTCCAAGGTGCGCCGGGCCAAGACCGATCCGGAGCCGCTGCCCTCCGAGGCGGAAGGGCTGGCGGGACGGCCGGAGGCGGAGAATCTGGTCGGGATCTATGCCGCCCTCGCCGGCAGCACGAAGGCCGAGGTGCTGGGCGAGTTCGGCGGCGGGCAGTTCTCCACCTTCAAGGCGGCGCTGGTCGATCTGGCGGTGGCCAAACTCGGCCCGATCGGCGGCGAGATGAAGCGCCTGGTGGACGATCCCGTCCATATCGACGCCGTGCTGCGCGACGGCGCCGACCGCGCCCGCGTGATCGCGGCCGAGACCATGACCCATGTGAAGGATATTGTCGGCCTGGTGCGGTAG
- a CDS encoding isoprenylcysteine carboxylmethyltransferase family protein, which yields MSKPRLALLTIVSTLAYLALPILGWGGIAPFFAGPARIALTLVLFVFALAALFTQGNLSTGVREDRSNRWVLATFGVLGLLAGWIPAYMDRLDVWTLDGDTMRWFGVLLFAVGGALRLSPVFVLGHRFSGLVAIQPGHRLVTGGIYGVIRHPSYLGFLIGSLGWALAFRSIAGVVLVVLMIVPIIGRIRAEESLLRSEFGTAYDAYRARTSRLIPGLY from the coding sequence ATGTCGAAGCCCAGACTGGCCCTGTTAACGATCGTCAGCACCCTCGCCTATCTCGCGCTTCCGATCCTCGGCTGGGGCGGTATCGCGCCGTTCTTCGCCGGTCCGGCGCGGATCGCGCTCACCTTGGTGCTGTTCGTGTTCGCACTCGCGGCGCTGTTCACGCAAGGCAATCTCAGCACCGGCGTGCGCGAAGACCGTTCCAATCGCTGGGTGCTCGCGACCTTTGGCGTGCTCGGCCTGCTGGCCGGCTGGATTCCTGCCTATATGGACCGCCTTGATGTGTGGACGCTCGACGGCGACACCATGCGCTGGTTCGGTGTCCTGCTGTTCGCGGTCGGCGGTGCGCTCAGGCTCTCGCCGGTCTTCGTGCTCGGCCACCGCTTCAGTGGCCTGGTGGCGATCCAGCCCGGGCATAGGCTGGTCACCGGAGGCATCTATGGCGTCATCCGCCATCCCAGCTATCTCGGTTTCCTCATCGGCTCGCTCGGCTGGGCGCTCGCCTTCCGCTCCATCGCCGGGGTGGTGCTCGTAGTGCTGATGATCGTGCCGATCATCGGGCGCATCCGCGCCGAGGAGTCTTTATTGCGCTCGGAGTTCGGCACCGCGTACGACGCCTATCGCGCCCGCACCTCCCGGCTGATTCCGGGCCTTTATTGA
- a CDS encoding lipid II flippase MurJ yields MSPAPEAPFRHASTVAGLTLASRVLGFVRDAAVAALFGAGAVADAAVAGLAVPQLARRLLSEGALNAAVVPGLLDAEREAGIAEARARAAAALALITAAASLLAIVMTVLMPLVIALLAPGFDWDGERAAGAVLVGRLAVVCLPLMAAAGVLAAIANASGRATMPAFAPVLSNIAVLLVLGVVFLVPESRALAWLAAASVAGALAQLALMIGAVNGSRFAPSGVSGQALRAALGAAWPMLVQSGPSLLAAALPQLRFLVAGAAASGTVGGVAALFYAGRLIELPLGVVGASAGAVLLPLLAAQARSTPGNAGARAAEAALALTLPAGLGLMVLAEPIVVVLFKRGAFDADAVAATSYVLALLALALPVQAVEKILAAIAFAHGEGRLATRAGLAALAAGGVAGFALAGPLGVAGPALGILVSSAVGLAGLTLGLARRGLLRLDGAVRRRLPRLALAALAMTVAVMGAAWLLSDALAAHGLAGLAALAGCVVFGVAIYAGAAQLSGALDLTALRR; encoded by the coding sequence ATGAGCCCCGCCCCTGAAGCCCCGTTCCGTCATGCCTCGACCGTGGCCGGCCTGACGCTCGCCTCCCGCGTGCTCGGCTTTGTGCGCGACGCCGCGGTCGCCGCCTTGTTCGGCGCCGGCGCGGTGGCGGATGCGGCGGTGGCCGGCCTCGCCGTGCCGCAGCTGGCCCGTCGCCTCCTCAGCGAGGGCGCGCTTAATGCCGCGGTGGTCCCCGGCCTGCTCGATGCCGAGCGCGAGGCGGGAATCGCAGAGGCGCGTGCCCGCGCCGCTGCCGCTCTGGCGCTCATCACCGCCGCGGCCAGCCTGCTTGCCATCGTCATGACGGTGTTGATGCCGCTGGTCATCGCTCTGCTGGCGCCCGGCTTCGATTGGGACGGCGAACGCGCCGCCGGTGCCGTGCTGGTCGGCCGGCTCGCCGTGGTCTGCCTGCCCTTGATGGCGGCGGCCGGCGTGCTGGCGGCGATCGCCAACGCGTCCGGCCGCGCGACCATGCCCGCCTTCGCCCCGGTGCTGAGCAACATCGCCGTGCTTCTCGTGCTCGGCGTAGTGTTCCTGGTGCCGGAGAGCCGTGCACTCGCCTGGCTGGCCGCGGCGAGCGTCGCCGGCGCCCTGGCGCAGCTCGCCTTGATGATCGGCGCGGTCAATGGCAGCCGGTTCGCGCCTTCTGGCGTATCTGGGCAAGCGCTGCGCGCCGCGCTCGGTGCCGCCTGGCCGATGCTTGTCCAATCCGGGCCTTCCTTGCTGGCGGCGGCGCTGCCGCAGCTGCGTTTCCTGGTGGCGGGCGCCGCGGCATCCGGCACGGTCGGAGGCGTCGCCGCGCTGTTCTACGCCGGCCGGCTGATCGAACTGCCGCTCGGCGTGGTCGGCGCCAGCGCCGGTGCGGTGCTGCTGCCCTTGCTGGCGGCGCAGGCGCGCTCGACCCCCGGCAATGCCGGTGCCCGCGCGGCCGAGGCGGCGCTGGCGCTGACCTTGCCGGCCGGCCTCGGGCTGATGGTGCTGGCCGAGCCGATCGTGGTGGTGCTGTTCAAGCGCGGCGCCTTCGATGCCGATGCGGTGGCCGCAACGTCCTATGTGCTGGCTCTGCTTGCGCTCGCATTGCCGGTGCAGGCAGTGGAGAAGATCCTCGCCGCCATCGCCTTCGCCCATGGCGAGGGCCGCCTTGCCACGCGTGCCGGCCTCGCCGCACTGGCGGCCGGCGGCGTTGCTGGTTTCGCACTGGCGGGTCCGCTTGGTGTTGCGGGGCCGGCGCTCGGCATCCTCGTCTCCAGCGCGGTCGGGCTGGCGGGACTGACGCTCGGCCTCGCGCGGCGTGGCCTCCTGAGGCTGGATGGCGCGGTGCGCCGCCGCCTGCCGCGCCTCGCGCTCGCCGCGCTCGCCATGACGGTGGCGGTCATGGGCGCGGCCTGGCTGCTGTCGGACGCACTTGCCGCGCACGGCTTAGCCGGCCTCGCCGCGCTTGCCGGCTGCGTGGTGTTCGGCGTCGCCATCTATGCCGGCGCCGCCCAGCTTTCCGGCGCGCTCGACCTGACGGCGTTGCGCCGCTGA
- the phaZ gene encoding polyhydroxyalkanoate depolymerase: MAIGVFGNALHADELPDPSIEAASALSRPLYWMFEMGQAALNPYRALADAGRLYYRNPVNPLAHTQLGKSAAAWCELFERATRRYGKPDWGIDSVTVGATQVPVRVSAAWERPFCRLLHFERVFEHAPRRPQPKLLIVAPMSGHYATLLRGTVRTMLANHDVYVTDWVDAKMVPLTEGRFDLDDYIDYVISMLHRLGGGVHVMAVCQPAVPVLAAVARMEAEDDPHVPASMVLMGGPIDTRESPTIVNDVAIDRGLDWFRRNVITSVPFPHPGVMRQVYPGFLQLHGFVSMNLERHLQAHSDMFRHLVKGDGDSAEKHREFYDEYLAVMDLSAEFYLQTIETVFIRHDLPLGRMTHRGLPVDPSKIRNVALLTVEGENDDISGVGQTEAAQRLCVNIPEEKRVHYLQPAVGHYGVFNGSRFRSEIAPRISDFILSNNWPNKKSNSAPAGVE, encoded by the coding sequence ATGGCAATCGGAGTGTTCGGCAACGCATTGCATGCCGATGAATTGCCGGATCCCTCGATCGAGGCGGCATCGGCATTGTCACGCCCGCTCTACTGGATGTTCGAGATGGGGCAGGCGGCGCTGAACCCCTATCGCGCGCTGGCCGATGCCGGCCGGCTGTATTACCGCAACCCGGTCAATCCGCTGGCGCACACTCAGCTCGGCAAGTCGGCCGCTGCCTGGTGCGAATTGTTCGAGCGCGCCACCCGGCGCTACGGCAAGCCGGACTGGGGCATCGACAGCGTCACCGTGGGCGCGACGCAGGTTCCGGTACGGGTGAGCGCGGCGTGGGAACGCCCGTTCTGCCGGCTGCTGCATTTCGAGCGGGTGTTCGAGCACGCGCCGCGCCGGCCGCAGCCGAAACTGCTGATCGTGGCGCCGATGTCCGGCCACTACGCCACGCTGCTGCGCGGCACGGTGCGCACGATGCTGGCGAACCACGACGTCTATGTCACCGATTGGGTCGACGCCAAGATGGTGCCGCTCACGGAGGGGCGGTTCGATCTCGACGACTATATCGACTACGTCATCAGCATGCTGCACCGCCTCGGCGGCGGCGTGCATGTGATGGCGGTGTGCCAGCCGGCGGTGCCGGTGCTCGCCGCCGTGGCGCGCATGGAGGCGGAGGACGACCCGCACGTCCCGGCCTCGATGGTGCTGATGGGCGGCCCGATCGACACCCGCGAAAGCCCGACTATCGTGAACGACGTCGCCATCGATCGCGGGCTCGACTGGTTCCGCCGCAACGTCATCACGTCGGTGCCGTTTCCGCATCCCGGCGTGATGCGCCAGGTCTATCCCGGCTTCCTGCAGCTCCATGGCTTCGTCTCGATGAACCTGGAGCGGCATCTCCAGGCGCATTCCGACATGTTCCGCCATCTGGTGAAGGGCGACGGCGATTCCGCCGAGAAGCACCGTGAATTCTATGACGAATATCTGGCGGTGATGGACCTCTCCGCCGAGTTCTATCTGCAGACCATCGAGACGGTGTTCATCCGCCACGATCTGCCGCTCGGCCGCATGACGCATCGCGGACTGCCGGTCGATCCCTCGAAGATCCGCAATGTCGCGCTGCTCACCGTCGAAGGCGAGAATGACGACATTTCCGGCGTCGGCCAGACCGAGGCGGCGCAGCGGCTGTGCGTCAACATCCCGGAAGAGAAGCGGGTGCATTATCTCCAGCCGGCGGTGGGGCATTATGGCGTGTTCAACGGCTCGCGCTTCCGCTCCGAGATCGCGCCGCGCATCTCCGACTTCATCCTCTCCAATAACTGGCCGAACAAGAAATCCAACAGTGCCCCGGCGGGCGTGGAGTAA
- a CDS encoding ActR/PrrA/RegA family redox response regulator transcription factor, with translation MLDATSDTADRSLLIVDDDRPFLQRLARAMESRGFVVTTAETVADGLARVEGGAPAYAVVDMRLGDGNGLDVISALKRRRPEARGIILTGYGNIATAVNAVKMGAVDYLAKPADADDICAALNAQGDYKPQLPENPMSADRVRWEHIQRVYELCGRNVSETARRLSMHRRTLQRILAKRAPR, from the coding sequence ATGCTCGACGCCACCTCCGATACCGCCGACCGCTCGCTGCTGATCGTCGATGACGATCGGCCCTTCCTCCAGCGCCTCGCCCGCGCCATGGAATCCCGCGGCTTCGTCGTCACCACCGCCGAGACCGTGGCCGACGGCCTCGCCCGCGTCGAAGGCGGCGCGCCGGCCTATGCGGTGGTGGACATGCGGCTTGGCGACGGAAACGGGCTCGACGTCATCTCCGCCTTGAAGCGCCGCCGTCCCGAAGCGCGCGGCATCATCCTCACGGGCTACGGCAACATCGCCACCGCGGTGAATGCGGTGAAGATGGGCGCGGTCGATTATCTGGCGAAGCCGGCGGACGCCGACGACATCTGCGCCGCCTTGAACGCGCAGGGCGACTACAAGCCGCAGCTCCCCGAGAACCCGATGTCGGCGGACCGGGTGCGTTGGGAGCATATCCAGCGCGTCTATGAATTGTGTGGGCGCAATGTCTCCGAGACTGCGCGCCGCCTCAGCATGCACCGCCGCACGCTGCAACGCATCCTCGCAAAGCGCGCGCCGCGTTAG
- a CDS encoding adenosine kinase: protein MSAPQLDVLGFGNAIVDVLARTEDDFLIRHGMRKGGMTLIDETQAETIYAAMGPGIEISGGSAANSMAGVASLGGRAGFIGKVKDDALGLIFDHDIEAAGVRFPTVAAATGPATARCLILVTPDGERTMNTYLGAAQNLVPDDFDEALVASAAVTYLEGYLWDPPPAKQAFLKAAGIAHKAGRTVALTLSDAFCVDRYRAEFLGLMREGTVDLLFANETELKSLYQTADFDTALAVLRQDVKRAVVTRSENGALTVAGPETFAVPVFPVASVVDTTGAGDLFAAGYLHGHARGFSPEESLRLGALCAAEVISHMGARPERSLKELAEENGLRV from the coding sequence GTGAGCGCACCCCAACTCGACGTGCTCGGCTTCGGCAATGCCATCGTCGATGTCCTTGCCCGCACCGAGGACGACTTCCTCATCCGCCACGGCATGCGCAAGGGCGGCATGACGCTGATCGACGAGACGCAGGCGGAGACGATCTATGCCGCCATGGGGCCGGGCATCGAGATCTCCGGCGGCTCGGCGGCGAACAGCATGGCGGGTGTCGCCTCGCTCGGCGGACGCGCCGGATTCATCGGCAAGGTTAAGGACGACGCGCTCGGCCTGATCTTCGACCATGACATCGAGGCGGCCGGCGTGCGCTTTCCCACCGTCGCGGCGGCGACCGGCCCGGCGACGGCGCGCTGCCTGATCCTGGTGACGCCCGATGGCGAGCGCACCATGAACACCTATCTCGGCGCGGCGCAGAATCTCGTGCCCGACGATTTCGACGAGGCGCTGGTGGCTAGCGCGGCGGTGACCTATCTCGAAGGCTATCTGTGGGATCCGCCGCCGGCGAAGCAGGCTTTCCTCAAGGCTGCCGGCATCGCCCACAAGGCGGGGCGGACTGTAGCGCTGACGCTCTCCGACGCGTTCTGTGTCGACCGCTACCGCGCCGAATTCCTCGGATTGATGCGCGAGGGCACGGTGGACCTGTTGTTCGCCAATGAGACCGAGCTGAAGTCGCTCTACCAGACCGCGGATTTCGACACCGCCCTCGCGGTGCTCCGCCAGGACGTGAAGCGCGCCGTGGTGACGCGCAGCGAGAACGGGGCGCTCACCGTTGCGGGTCCCGAGACATTTGCGGTGCCGGTGTTCCCGGTGGCCAGCGTCGTCGATACCACCGGCGCCGGCGACCTGTTCGCCGCCGGCTATCTGCACGGCCACGCCCGCGGTTTCTCCCCGGAGGAGTCGCTGCGGCTCGGCGCGCTGTGCGCGGCCGAGGTGATCAGCCATATGGGCGCGCGCCCGGAACGCTCGCTGAAGGAGCTGGCGGAAGAGAACGGGCTCAGGGTTTGA
- the phoU gene encoding phosphate signaling complex protein PhoU, whose amino-acid sequence MTEHIVSSFDADLKDLGRKVVEMGGQAERLVADSVQALVKRDAELAQKVIVLDGPVDLLQREIEEKAILTIARRQPLAHDLREIVAAMRVANDLERIGDLAKNTGKRVLALTGEFHPQKLVRGVEHMSGMVLEQLKEVLDAYASRDDARALQVWKRDGEIDILYTSLFRELLTYMMEDPRNISLCTHLLFCAKNIERIGDHATNIAETVHYLVTGQLPAEERPKQDTTSITSVAFPA is encoded by the coding sequence ATGACTGAGCATATCGTCTCGTCCTTCGACGCGGACCTGAAGGATCTTGGCCGCAAGGTCGTGGAGATGGGCGGCCAGGCGGAGCGGCTGGTGGCCGATTCCGTGCAGGCGCTCGTCAAGCGCGACGCCGAGCTGGCGCAGAAGGTCATCGTGCTCGACGGTCCGGTGGACCTGCTGCAGCGCGAGATCGAGGAGAAGGCCATCCTCACCATCGCCCGCCGCCAGCCGCTCGCGCACGATCTGCGCGAGATCGTCGCCGCCATGCGCGTCGCCAACGACCTCGAGCGCATCGGCGACCTCGCCAAGAACACCGGCAAGCGCGTCCTCGCGCTGACCGGCGAGTTCCATCCGCAGAAGCTGGTGCGCGGCGTGGAGCATATGTCGGGCATGGTGCTGGAGCAGCTGAAAGAGGTGCTCGACGCCTATGCCAGCCGCGACGACGCCCGCGCGCTCCAGGTGTGGAAGCGCGACGGCGAGATCGACATTCTCTACACCTCGCTGTTCCGCGAACTCCTCACCTATATGATGGAAGACCCGCGCAACATCTCGCTGTGCACGCATCTGCTGTTCTGCGCCAAGAACATCGAGCGTATCGGCGACCACGCCACCAACATCGCCGAGACGGTGCATTATCTGGTGACTGGCCAGCTTCCCGCCGAGGAACGCCCGAAGCAGGACACCACCAGCATCACCAGCGTGGCGTTCCCTGCTTGA
- the phoB gene encoding phosphate regulon transcriptional regulator PhoB: MPTNILIVEDEEPLTLLLRYNLESEGYAVESVGRGDEAETRLRESVPDLVILDWMLPGLSGIELCRRLRARPETERMPVLMLTARGEETERVRGLATGADDYVVKPFSVPELIARVRALLRRAKPDHIATLLRAGDIELDRETKRVYRAGRELHLGPTEFRLLEFLMQSPGRVFTREQLLDGVWGQDVYIDERTVDVHVGRLRKALNRPRQPDPIRTVRGSGYSFNEMFARAH, encoded by the coding sequence ATGCCGACCAACATACTGATCGTGGAGGATGAGGAGCCCCTCACCCTCCTTCTTCGCTACAATCTGGAATCCGAGGGCTACGCGGTCGAAAGCGTCGGGCGTGGCGATGAGGCCGAGACCCGGCTGCGCGAAAGCGTACCGGATCTCGTCATCCTCGACTGGATGCTGCCGGGCCTGTCCGGCATCGAGCTCTGCCGGCGCCTGCGCGCCCGGCCGGAGACCGAGCGCATGCCGGTGCTGATGCTCACCGCCCGCGGCGAGGAGACCGAGCGGGTGCGCGGCCTCGCCACCGGCGCCGATGACTATGTGGTGAAGCCGTTCTCGGTGCCGGAGCTGATCGCCCGCGTGCGGGCGCTGCTGCGCCGCGCCAAGCCGGACCACATCGCCACCCTGCTGCGCGCCGGCGACATCGAGCTCGATCGCGAGACCAAGCGGGTCTACCGCGCGGGACGCGAGCTGCATCTTGGCCCGACCGAGTTCCGCCTGCTGGAGTTCCTGATGCAGTCGCCCGGCCGCGTCTTCACCCGCGAGCAATTGCTCGACGGCGTGTGGGGCCAGGACGTCTATATCGACGAGCGCACCGTGGACGTGCATGTCGGGCGCCTGCGCAAGGCTCTGAATCGCCCGCGCCAGCCCGACCCGATCCGCACCGTCCGCGGCTCCGGCTACTCATTCAACGAGATGTTCGCCCGCGCGCACTGA